The Erwinia billingiae Eb661 nucleotide sequence AAGAGCAGCTGTTTCTTGAAGTGGTCAGGTTCGATCGGTTGGGCGAAAGAGGCCGACGCAGCATGGTGTCGCTGGAGTCTGTGCAGGCCGAATTTACTGGCCAACAGTCCCGCTGGCCGCAGGCACTCAGCGCGCTGGTCAGCCAAAAAATGATTGTGACGCCGGATGCCGAACGCGGCACCCTGCAATGGGCATTTGGCAAGCTGATCGCGAATGGCGATATGCATGCTGGCAACCTGGCCTTTTTCCTCACCTCGCCGACGCTGACGCTAACGCCGGCCTACGACATGTTGCCGATGAGCTTCGCCCCCAACAGCGCGGGCTATATGCGTTCAGACGCGCCGGTGATTGAACTGGATAGCAGCGTGGGGCGAACGGTCTGGCAAAAAGCACTGGCCATGGCCGATCGTTACTGGCTACAGATGAGTAGTGATGATGCCTGGAGTGAGGATTTTCGGCGCATTGCGCAGGAGATGCAAAAAGGGCTCAAATCGCTTGAGCCCCACATCGCCCGCATGGCCTGATTACGGTTTATCAGCCTGGGCCGGCGCGTCGCGGGTCTCGTCGTCGTCTTCCTTCACCGGGTTATTGGCGGTCAGCAGGAAAGGCGATTGTTGCCAGCGGGTGCGGCGGTCGCGCAGCAGGGTCCGGCTGAGGATAATCCCGATAGCCAGTGCCAGCAGCATCATCAGGCGCAGAATATTGGTGGTGTTATCCACCTGCTTGGATTCCGTCACCAGCACGTGCGTATCCAGGGTGACGCGCAGGAAGCCGCGCGGGCCTTCAGCGCTGTCCAGCGACTGCACCAGCTGATGGTTGAAGTAGCTCCCGGCTCGCTGCCCGTCCAGCGCCAGACGGTCGCGCACGTTAATGGTTTCGCCGCTGTGGGCCAGTAAGGTGCCGTCGTCGTCGTAGACAGAGGCATCAAGGATGCGGCTCTCTTTGGTGAGCTGGGCGAGGATATCGACGATCTGCTGGTGGTTATCGTCGCTGTTTTCCATCAGCGGCGTCAGGCTGAACGCCACCTGGCGCGTCAGCGTGCGGGCCAGTTCATCCACCTGCTCGGAACGTGCCATCTGGTGGCTCAGACTGAACCACGACGCACCCTGCATCAGCACCACCAGTAAGGTCAGGCAGATCAGCACGATTGCCGTGCGATGCAGACGAAATTTAAGTTTGGCCTTTGCCATCTGTACCCTTCACACTTTATGCACGAACCAGCGTTCGTCTCGAGCTTTATGTTGCCAGAAGCGGGGCTGACAGGGTAGCCTCTTGCGTGGTTAAAATGTCCTTTCAGGAGCTGTAATGCCAAATAGTCTGACCTGGTGCGACCTGCCATCTGATGTCTCTCTCTGGCCGGGTTTACCTCTTTCTCTAAGTGGCGATGAAGTGATGCCGCTGGACTACCGCGCTGGCCGTACCGGCTGGCTTCTGTATGGTCGCGATCTGAATAAAGACAGCCTGACGCATCTTCAGCATCAGCTGGGTGCGGCGATGGTGATTGTCAGTGCCTGGCGCGTGGCGGATTACCACGTTGTCCGTCTGGCCGGTTCGCTGACCGCGCGCGCCACGCAGCTGGCCCACGATGCCGGTCTGGACGTTGCGCCGCTGGGGAAAATCCCGCATCTGAAAACCCCAGGCCTGCTGGTGATGGACATGGACTCGACGGCCATCGAAGTCGAGTGCATTGATGAGATCGCCAAACTGGCGGGCTGCGGTGAAATGGTGGCAGAAGTGACTGAACGCGCGATGCGTGGCGAGCTGGATTTTGCCGCCAGCCTGCGTCAGCGCGTGGCGACCCTGAAAGATGCCGATGCCAATATCTTAAAAAAAGTGCGTGACGAACTGCCGCTGATGCCGGGCCTGACTGAGCTGGTGCAGCAATTGCAGGCGCTGGGCTGGCATGTGGCGATTGCCTCCGGCGGCTTCACCTACTTTGCCGAGTACCTGCGCGATAAGCTGCGTCTGTCTGCGATTGCCGCCAATGTGCTGGAAATTCGCGACGGCAAGCTGACTGGCGAAGTGCTGGGCGATATCGTTGATGCCCAATACAAAGCCGATACGCTGTTAAAGCTGGCCGGGCGTTTTGAAATCGCGCCTGAGCAGACCGTGGCCATCGGTGATGGCGCTAACGACTTGCTGATGATTAAGGCGTCCGCGTTGGGCATTGCCTATCACGCCAAGCCGAAAGTGAACGAGCAGACAGAAGTGATCATCCGCCATGCGGATTTAATGGGCGTGCTGTGTATTCTCAGCGGCAGCCTGATCCATGAAGAGCGTTAAGGGGTAGATTTGGCCAAAGCGGTAAAGCGCGCCTTTGTTTGTAATGAATGCGGCGCCGATTATCCTCGCTGGCAGGGGCAATGCAGCGCCTGTCAGGCCTGGAACACCATCACCGAAGTGCGCCTCGCAGCGTCGCCGACCGTGGCGCGCAACGAGCGCCTCACCGGTTATGCCGGCAGCGCGGGGCCAAGCCGCGTGCAGAAGCTGTCGGAAATCAGCCTTGAGGCATTGCCGCGCTTCTCAACCGGCTTTAAAGAGTTTGACCGGGTGCTGGGTGGCGGCGTGGTGCCAGGCAGTGCCATTCTGATTGGCGGCAGTCCCGGTGCCGGGAAAAGTACGCTGCTGCTGCAAACCCTGTGCAAGCTGGCCGAGGGGATGAAAACCCTGTACGTCACCGGCGAAGAGTCTCTTCAGCAGGTGGCGATGCGCGCGCACCGGCTGGGTCTGCCGACCGAAAACCTCAACATGCTGTCGGAAACCAGCATCGAGCAGATCTGCCTGATTGCCGAGCAGGAACAACCCCGGCTGATGGTGATCGACTCGATTCAGGTGATGCATATGGCGGATATTCAGTCTTCGCCAGGCAGCGTGGCTCAGGTGCGTGAAACCGCCGCCTATCTGACCCGCTTCGCCAAAACCCGTGGCGTGGCGATCATCATGGTCGGCCACGTCACCAAAGATGGTTCGCTGGCCGGGCCGAAAGTCCTTGAGCACTGCATCGACTGTTCGGTGCTGTTGGATGGCGATGCGGACTCCCGTTTCCGCACGCTGCGCAGCCACAAGAACCGCTTTGGTGCGGTGAACGAACTGGGCGTGTTCGCCATGACCGAACAGGGCCTGCGCGAAGTCAGCAACCCGTCCGCCATCTTCCTTAGCCGGGGTGAAGAAGTCACTTCCGGCAGCTCGGTGATGGTGCTGTGGGAAGGCACGCGTCCGCTGCTGGTAGAGATTCAGGCGCTGGTGGACCATTCAATGATGGGCAACCCACGGCGTGTTGCCGTCGGGCTGGAGCAGAACCGTCTGGCGATCCTGCTGGCGGTGCTGCACCGTCATGGTGGCCTGCAGATGGCCGATCAGGATGTGTTCGTGAACGTGGTCGGCGGCGTTAAAGTCACCGAAACCAGTGCCGATCTGGCGCTGATGCTGTCGATGGTGTCCAGCCTGCGCGATCGTCCACTGCCACAGGATTTGGTGGTATTTGGCGAGGTGGGGCTGGCGGGTGAAATCCGTCCGGTGCCAAGCGGGCAGGAACGCATTTCCGAAGCGGCCAAGCACGGCTTCCGTCGGGCTATCGTGCCGGCGGCTAACGTGCCGAAGAAACCCCCGGAAAATATGAAAGTGTATGGCGTGAAGAAGCTGGCCGATGCGCTGGCGATCCTTGAGGACTTATAACGCAGGAGGCATTGATGTCACCATTTGATTATTTGAAAACCGCCATTCGCCAGCAGGGCTGTACGCTGCAACAGGTGGCGGATGCGAGTGGCATGACCAAGGGCTATCTGAGCCAGCTGCTGAACGCCAAAATCAAAAGCCCCAGCGCGCAGAAGCTGGAAGCGCTGCACCGTTTTCTCGGGCTGGAGTTTCCGCGCCGGGAAAAAACCATCGGCGTGGTGTTCGGCAAATTCTATCCGCTGCATACCGGCCATATCTACCTGATCCAGCGCGCCTGTAGTCAGGTCGATGAGCTGCATATCATTATGGGTTACGACGAGCCGCGTGACCGTCAGCTGTTTGAAGCCAGCGCCATGTCGCAGCAGCCGACGGTGAGCGATCGCCTGCGCTGGCTGCTGCAAACCTTCAAATACCAGAAAAACATCCGTATCCACTCGTTCAACGAGGAAGGAATGGAGCCCTATCCGCACGGCTGGGATGTCTGGAGCCGCGGCATTAACGACTTTATGGAAAACCACGGCATTGTGCCCAACCGGGTTTACACCAGCGAAGAGTTCGATGCCCCGCAGTATCAGCAGCATCTGGGTATTGAAGCGGTGGTGGTCGATGCTAAGCGCTCGTTTATGAGCATCAGCGGCGCGCAAATTCGTCACGATCCGTTCCGCTACTGGGAATATATTCCGACCGAAGTGAAGCCGTTCTTTGTGCGTACGGTGGCGATTCTGGGCGGCGAATCCAGCGGTAAATCCACGCTGGTCAACAAGCTGGCCAACATCTTTAATACCACCAGTGCCTGGGAATTTGGCCGCGACTACGTCTTCTCCCATCTCGGCGGCGATGAGATGGCGTTGCAGTATTCCGACTACGACAAAATCGCCCTGGGTCAGGCGCAGTACATCGACTTTGCGGTGAAGTACGCCAATAAAGTGGCCTTTATCGACACCGATTTCGTCACCACCCAGGCCTTCTGCAAAAAATACGAAGGCCGCGAGCACCCGTTTGTGCAGGCGTTGATTGATGAATATCGTTTTGACCTGGTGATCCTGGTCGAGAATAACGTGCCCTGGGTGGCCGACGGATTACGCAGCCTGGGCAGTTCGGTGGATCGCAAAGAGTTCCAGACGCTGCTGGTCTCAATGCTGGAAGAGAACAACATCAGCTACGTGCACGTTGAGCAGGATAGCTACGATGAGCGCTTCCTGCGCTGCGTGGAGCTGGTGAAGGAAATGCTGGGGGCGTAAGCCTGAGGACGGCCGACAGCCGTGAAAAACTGAACGGCTGTCGGTAGTGCATTAAAAAAGGAGCCGGCCCACTGTTCAGCAGGCCGGGATTGGCATCAGTAAACCATCACCACTTTGCCGCGCATATGGCCTTCCAGCACCAGCCGGTGCGCTTCTGACAGCGTTTCAACGCTCAGGCCGTGCAGCGTCTTGCTAAGCGAGCTGCTGACCTTTCCGGCATCCAGCAGTTTCGCCGTGGCGTCCAGGATTTCACCCTGACGGGCAATATCCGGCGTGGTGTACATGCTGCGGGTGTACATAAACTCAAAGTGCAGCGCCGCGCTTTTCAGCTTCAGCTCGTTCATCTCTAACGGCTTTTCATTCTCGACGATGGTGCAGATATGCCCCTGCGGCGCAATCAGCTTAGCCATCGCATCCCAGTGGCCGTCGGTGTCATTCAGGCAGAAGATATAATCCACCTGCTTCAGGCCCTGCTTCTCCAGCTCGCCGGGCATGTCGTGGTAGTTGATCACCAGATCGGCACCGCGATCCTTGCACCATTGCACCGAATCCGGACGCGACGCGGTAGCAATCACTTTTACCTTGCTGTGCAGCTTGGCAAAGGGGATCGCCAGCGAGCCGACGCCGCCTGCACCGCCAACAATCAGCAGCGTTTTACCTTCTTCGGCCTTATCCAGCTGCAGACGGTCGAACAGACCTTCCCACGCGGTTAGCGCGGTAAGCGGAATTGCCGCCGATTCTGCCCAGTCTAACGACGTCGGCTTGTGGCCGGTGATGCGTGCGTCGATCAGCTGCTGGGTGGTGTTGCTGCCTGGACGGGTGATGTCGCCGGCGTAATACACTTCGTCACCGGGCTTAAATCCGCTGACCTTGCTGCCCACTTCCACCACCACGCCGCTGGCATCCCAACCGAGGATGCGCGGGTGCTGGAGTCCGTTTTTCTGTGCGCCTTTATGCACTTTGGTATCCACGGGATTTACCGAAGCGGCTTTAACGTCGACCAGCAGGTCGTATTCGCCTGGCGTCGGTTTCTCGACCTGGATCTCAATAAACTGCTGCGGTTTTTCTGGATTGATAGCAATCGCTTTGATTGTCATAGCGCATCTCCTTTAAGGTGTGTTATTCAGTGTAGAACCTAAGCAGGCTAATGATAAGCCGCACAATAACTAACGAAGTGTTCGTTTCAGGTAAACAATCATGTTTAAACAGCTGCAAGATATGGCCCTGTTTGCCCTGGTGGCCGAATGCGGCAGTTTCACCGGGGCGGCCAAAAAGGCAGGATTGCCGAAATCAAGCGTCAGTCAGCGCATCAGTCAGCTTGAGCAGGCACTGGGGCTGCGGCTGATTAACCGCACCACCCGCCAGCTGAACCTGACCTTTGCCGGCGAGCGCTACCTGGTGCATTGCCAGGAGATGATGCAGGCCAGCGAGCGCGCCAATGTGGCGATTGAACGTCTGCGGGATAACCCCAGTGGACGGCTGCGCATCACCTCACCGGCGGGAATTGGCGCCACGCTGCTGGCGCGTTTAAACGCCGCGTTTCAGCAGGAATACCCGGACGTCACGCTGGAAGTCTCAGTGTCCGATGAAGTCCGGGATATCGTGCTGGAGGGCTACGACGTGGCGCTGCGCACCGGACAGCCGCAGGACTCTTCGCTGATTGGGCGGCGAATTGGTTATTGCGAGCGGCTGCTGGTGGCTTCTAAGGGCTACCTTGAACAATATGAGGCGATCACGCATCCGCAGCAGCTGGCTGAACACCGCTGCATTGCGCACCGGGCGTGGAGCGAATGGCTGCTGAACCGTGGGGAAGAGTATTACCGCTGGCTGCTGCCGCCAACGCATATGACCGATAACCTGGTGTATGCGCGGGAGTGCGCGCTGGGCGATGCCGGGATCACGCTGCTGCCGCGATTTCTGACCCAGGAGATCCTGCCGGGAGGTGGTCTGGTGCAGGTGTTGCCGGACTGGCAGGTGGAAGGCAATGAGCTGTGGCTGGTCTATCCAAGCCGTAAGCTGAATTCGCCTGCGGTGGCGCGCTTTATTGATTACGCCTTGCAGTCGCCGGTGTTTCGGGAGTTTTATCAGTAACGTTGGGAAGCAGGGGACAACGCGAGTGCGTCCCGCAGAAGAAAAGCAGAGGGCGAATCGCTTCGCCCTCTGAGTGTTACTTGGTCATACGCTTGTACTTGATGCGTTTTGGCTCCAGCGCTTCTGCGCCCAGCGTCCGCTTCTTGTACTCTTCGTATTCGGTAAAGTTACCTTCGAAGAACTCGATCTTGCCTTCATCCTGATAATCGAGGATGTGGGTGGCAATACGGTCGAGGAACCAACGGTCATGCGAGATCACCATCGCACAGCCAGGGAACTCCAGCAGGGCGTTTTCCAGCGCGCGCAGGGTTTCAATGTCCAGGTCGTTGGTCGGTTCATCGAGCAGCAGCATGTTGCCGCCCACCTGCAGCAGCTTCGCCAGATGCAGACGGCCACGCTCACCACCGGACAGCTCGCCAACGCGTTTGCCCTGATCAACCCCTTTGAAGTTGAAGCGGCCCACGTAAGCACGGCTTGGCATCTCGGTGTTACCGACACGCATAATATCCTGCCCGCCGGACACTTCTTCCCACACGGTTTTGCTGTTATCCATGCTGTCGCGGAACTGATCGACCGAGGCCAGCTTCACGGTATCACCCAGCACGATGCTGCCTGAATCCGCTTCTTCCTGACCGGACATCATGCGGAACAGGGTCGATTTACCGGCACCGTTCGGCCCGATAATGCCGACGATAGCGCCTTTCGGCACCGAGAACGACAGGTCATCAATCAGCAGGCGATCGCCGTAAGACTTCCGCAGATTGGCCACTTCCACCACTTTATCGCCCAGGCGCGCGCCCGGTGGGATAAACAGTTCGTTGGTTTCGTTACGCTTCTGGTAATCGGTATTGTTCAGCTCTTCAAAGCGGGCCAGACGGGCCTTGCCTTTAGACTGACGGCCTTTAGCGCCCTGACGAACCCATTCCAGCTCTTTCTCAATGGATTTGCGACGGGCCGCTTCGCTTGACGCTTCCTGCGCCAGACGGGCATCTTTCTGCTCCAGCCAGGAAGAGTAGTTACCTTCCCATGGAATACCTTCGCCACGGTCCAGCTCCAGGATCCAGCCGGCCACGTTGTCGAGGAAGTAACGGTCGTGGGTAATTGCCACAACGGTGCCTTCGAAGTCATGCAGGAAGCGTTCCAGCCAGGCCACGGATTCTGCATCCAGGTGGTTGGTCGGTTCGTCCAGCAGCAGCATGTCCGGTTTTTCCAGCAGCAGGCGGCACAGCGCCACGCGGCGGCGTTCACCACCGGACAGGGTGGCGACTTTCGCATCCCACTCTGGCAGGCGCAGCGCGTCGGCAGCACGCTCGAGCTGGGTATTCAGGTTATGACCGTCGTGGGCCTGGATGATCTCTTCCAGCTTGCCCTGTTCGGCGGCCAGCTTGTCGAAGTCCGCGTCTTCTTCCGCATACAGCGCGTAGACTTCGTCCAGACGCTTCAGCGCGCCAACCACTTCCGCCAGCGCTTCCTCAACGGATTCGCGCACGGTGTGTTCCATATTCAGCTGCGGTTCCTGCGGCAGGTAACCGATTTTCAGGCCGGGCTGTGGACGCGCTTCCCCTTCGATATCCTTGTCGATACCGGCCATGATGCGCAGCAGGGTGGATTTACCGGAGCCATTCAGACCCAGCACGCCGATTTTGGCGCCAGGGAAGAAGCTAAGGGAGATATTTTTCAGAATGTGACGCTTCGGCGGAACCACTTTGCCGACGCGATGCATGCTATAGACGAATTGAGCCACGTAGGATGAGCCTCTTGGTGTCTGTGTGTTAATTGGGGCAGCAGATGCCCACTCAGATGACGAAGTTTAGCTGGTTTTGCTTGCTAATCACAGCCGCCACCCGAGGAATATCCTTCCTGCTTCAGGTTATCGGTGCGTTGGCTGCCCCATTCGCTGACCCGCGTCAGCGCCAGGGGATGCGCTCGCGTGCCGGATTATTGATTGATTTTTGAGCCGATGGCTTTATGCTGTTTTTTTGCCTTACAAAGCAGGGAGATAACGATGAGAGTTCTAATCGCGGCGGAAGAGAACGCCTGGGGCGGCATGATCCAACAGTTTCGTCACACCTTGCCTGACGTCGAGTTCACGGCTTCTGCGGGCCACGCCGCCGAAAGCCTGGCCGGATACGATGCCTTAATCCCCGGTATGGCAAAAGTCACGCCTGATCTGCTCAAAACCGCTGACCGGCTGAAGCTGATTCAGCAGGCCGGTGCCGGGCTGGAAGGGGTGGATCTGGCCAGCGCCAAAGCGCTTGGCATTCAGGTGGCTAACGTGCCGTCGGACCGATCCGGCAATGCCGATTCGGTCGCCGAACTGGGGATCTGGATGATGATTGGCCTGGCGCGCAAAGCCCGCGAGATCCCTGAGATGATCGCCACGCGTCAGCTTGGCCTGCCGGTGGGCATGGGGCTGATGGGGAAAACCGTCGGGCTGGTGGGGCTGGGCGGCATCGGTAAAGCGCTGGCGAAACGACTGGCACCCTTTGGCGTGCGGCTGATTGGCGTGAAACGCACCGCCGATCAGGCCTTCGCTAAAGCGCATCAGCTGGACTGGCTGGGCAATATGGCCCATCTGCCGGCGCTGCTGAATGACGCCGACTTTGTGATCCTCAGCCTGCCGGACAATGCCGACACCCGCCATATCATTGATGAAACCGCGCTGGCGCAGATGAAGCCGGGCAGTTACCTGATCAACCTGGGGCGTGGCGGACTGATTGAAAAGCAGGCGTTGCTGGCGGCGCTGGAAGTGAATCACCTGGCAGGCGCCGGGCTGGATGTGTTCTGGCAGGAGCCGCCCGAGCCGGATGACGCGCTGTTTCAGTACAACGTCATCGCCACGCCGCATATCGGCGGCGTCACTGATAATTCGCTGAACGGCAACGTGGCGGGGGTATGTGAAAACCTGCGCCGCTTACGCGATGGCGAAGAGATCCTGAATCGCTGGGCGTAAGAGGCTGACCTAACGCGCTTTCTGCCCGACCATCACGTCAATGCCCAGCTGTTTCAGCTTCTGCGCCAGCTCTTTCGGCGGGGCATCGTCGCTGACCAGCGTCTCGAAGGCGCTGAGTTCGCCGATGCGGGCGGGCAACACTTTGCCAAACTTGCTGCTGTCAGCCACCAGAATCTTGTGGCTGGCACGCTGCATCGCCTGATGCTTCATCGGCAATTCGTTGAGGTTGTAGCAGGTCGCACCCTGACCGGCATCAATGCCTGCCGCAGAGATAAAGGCTTTGCCGGGACACAGGCTGTCCATTACCGAGCCGTGACCCAGCGGAGTGAAGATGGCGTTGTCGGCATGAAACTCACCGCCGTTGAGGATCACCTGACAGGCCGGTTTCTCTTTCAGCGCCAGGAAGGTGTTCATCGCGCAGCAGATGGCGGTAAACGCCAGCTCATTATCGATGGCATCGACAATCCACGGCATGGTGGTGCCGCAGTCAAAGAACACCGTATCACCCGGCTCAATCAGTGACGCCGCCAGCTGGCCCAGACGCCGCTTTTTCTCGACGTTATGCGCCTGCTGATCGGAGACAAAGTAGTGACCCTGATTGCTTTTCGGATCGCTGACAATGTAGCCCCCCAATAACACCACCACCGACGGCTGTTCGTTGAGATCGCGACGGATGGTCATCTCGGACACACCCAGCAGCCGCGCCGCCTCTCGCAGGTGGATTTTATCGGTTCGCTTAAGCGCAGATGCCAGCTTGTTTACGCGCTCGTCGCGGCGGGTTTCCATGGTCAGTCACTCCTGATAATACGGTTAATAACCCTCGCCGGCAGCGCTGCCGTTAACGATGGCGACGCCGGAGCTGGTGCCGATACGGCTGGCGCCCGCCTGGATCATGATGTCTGCCGTCTGTCGGTCGCGCACCGCGCCGGATGCTTTGACCGCCACCTCAGGGCCAACGGTATCATGCATCAGACGGACGTGCTCTTCGCGCGCGCCGCCGGTACTGAAACCGGTGGACGTTTTCACAAACGCGACCTTCAGTTCACGACAAATTTCACAGATTTGAATGATTTGCGCATCGCTAAGCAGGCAGGTCTCTAATATTACCTTCAATGGGATCGGGCCGCAAACCTCGCGCACCGCCTGAATATCGGCGCTGACGGCCTTCACCTCACCGCTTTGCAGCCAGCCAACGTTAATCACCATATCAATCTCCTGCGCACCGGCCGCAATGGCGGCTTTCGCTTCGAAGGCTTTGGCGCTGGTCAGGCCGGCACCCAGCGGAAAACCGATGACGGAACAGACCTTTACCTCACTTCCCGCCAGCTTCTCCGCCACTAACGGCACATAACCCGAATTGACGCACACCGCGTAAAAGTGGTGGGCGATGGCTTCGTCACACAGGGTGGCGATCTGTTGCACGGTGGCATTCGCCGCCAGCAGGGTGTGGTCGATGTAGCGGGCATAGTCCAGGTTTTGCACGGGAAGCTCCTCAGCAGATTAGGGGGTTTTGTTAAAATAATAACATTTTCATTCTGGCGTCAATCGCCAATTAACATCTCGCGGGCGGGATTTTCAGGCTGAGACGGGTGTCACAAAAATAACATGAGATGATTGTTATTGTTATTTCTACAACATTTAATGATGAAAATTTACACGGGGAAAACGTCATGGACATTGCCGTCATCGGCTCCA carries:
- a CDS encoding YtjB family periplasmic protein; amino-acid sequence: MAKAKLKFRLHRTAIVLICLTLLVVLMQGASWFSLSHQMARSEQVDELARTLTRQVAFSLTPLMENSDDNHQQIVDILAQLTKESRILDASVYDDDGTLLAHSGETINVRDRLALDGQRAGSYFNHQLVQSLDSAEGPRGFLRVTLDTHVLVTESKQVDNTTNILRLMMLLALAIGIILSRTLLRDRRTRWQQSPFLLTANNPVKEDDDETRDAPAQADKP
- the serB gene encoding phosphoserine phosphatase yields the protein MPNSLTWCDLPSDVSLWPGLPLSLSGDEVMPLDYRAGRTGWLLYGRDLNKDSLTHLQHQLGAAMVIVSAWRVADYHVVRLAGSLTARATQLAHDAGLDVAPLGKIPHLKTPGLLVMDMDSTAIEVECIDEIAKLAGCGEMVAEVTERAMRGELDFAASLRQRVATLKDADANILKKVRDELPLMPGLTELVQQLQALGWHVAIASGGFTYFAEYLRDKLRLSAIAANVLEIRDGKLTGEVLGDIVDAQYKADTLLKLAGRFEIAPEQTVAIGDGANDLLMIKASALGIAYHAKPKVNEQTEVIIRHADLMGVLCILSGSLIHEER
- the radA gene encoding DNA repair protein RadA gives rise to the protein MAKAVKRAFVCNECGADYPRWQGQCSACQAWNTITEVRLAASPTVARNERLTGYAGSAGPSRVQKLSEISLEALPRFSTGFKEFDRVLGGGVVPGSAILIGGSPGAGKSTLLLQTLCKLAEGMKTLYVTGEESLQQVAMRAHRLGLPTENLNMLSETSIEQICLIAEQEQPRLMVIDSIQVMHMADIQSSPGSVAQVRETAAYLTRFAKTRGVAIIMVGHVTKDGSLAGPKVLEHCIDCSVLLDGDADSRFRTLRSHKNRFGAVNELGVFAMTEQGLREVSNPSAIFLSRGEEVTSGSSVMVLWEGTRPLLVEIQALVDHSMMGNPRRVAVGLEQNRLAILLAVLHRHGGLQMADQDVFVNVVGGVKVTETSADLALMLSMVSSLRDRPLPQDLVVFGEVGLAGEIRPVPSGQERISEAAKHGFRRAIVPAANVPKKPPENMKVYGVKKLADALAILEDL
- the nadR gene encoding multifunctional transcriptional regulator/nicotinamide-nucleotide adenylyltransferase/ribosylnicotinamide kinase NadR, which translates into the protein MSPFDYLKTAIRQQGCTLQQVADASGMTKGYLSQLLNAKIKSPSAQKLEALHRFLGLEFPRREKTIGVVFGKFYPLHTGHIYLIQRACSQVDELHIIMGYDEPRDRQLFEASAMSQQPTVSDRLRWLLQTFKYQKNIRIHSFNEEGMEPYPHGWDVWSRGINDFMENHGIVPNRVYTSEEFDAPQYQQHLGIEAVVVDAKRSFMSISGAQIRHDPFRYWEYIPTEVKPFFVRTVAILGGESSGKSTLVNKLANIFNTTSAWEFGRDYVFSHLGGDEMALQYSDYDKIALGQAQYIDFAVKYANKVAFIDTDFVTTQAFCKKYEGREHPFVQALIDEYRFDLVILVENNVPWVADGLRSLGSSVDRKEFQTLLVSMLEENNISYVHVEQDSYDERFLRCVELVKEMLGA
- a CDS encoding zinc-binding alcohol dehydrogenase family protein, coding for MTIKAIAINPEKPQQFIEIQVEKPTPGEYDLLVDVKAASVNPVDTKVHKGAQKNGLQHPRILGWDASGVVVEVGSKVSGFKPGDEVYYAGDITRPGSNTTQQLIDARITGHKPTSLDWAESAAIPLTALTAWEGLFDRLQLDKAEEGKTLLIVGGAGGVGSLAIPFAKLHSKVKVIATASRPDSVQWCKDRGADLVINYHDMPGELEKQGLKQVDYIFCLNDTDGHWDAMAKLIAPQGHICTIVENEKPLEMNELKLKSAALHFEFMYTRSMYTTPDIARQGEILDATAKLLDAGKVSSSLSKTLHGLSVETLSEAHRLVLEGHMRGKVVMVY
- a CDS encoding LysR family transcriptional regulator, whose protein sequence is MMFKQLQDMALFALVAECGSFTGAAKKAGLPKSSVSQRISQLEQALGLRLINRTTRQLNLTFAGERYLVHCQEMMQASERANVAIERLRDNPSGRLRITSPAGIGATLLARLNAAFQQEYPDVTLEVSVSDEVRDIVLEGYDVALRTGQPQDSSLIGRRIGYCERLLVASKGYLEQYEAITHPQQLAEHRCIAHRAWSEWLLNRGEEYYRWLLPPTHMTDNLVYARECALGDAGITLLPRFLTQEILPGGGLVQVLPDWQVEGNELWLVYPSRKLNSPAVARFIDYALQSPVFREFYQ
- the ettA gene encoding energy-dependent translational throttle protein EttA — translated: MAQFVYSMHRVGKVVPPKRHILKNISLSFFPGAKIGVLGLNGSGKSTLLRIMAGIDKDIEGEARPQPGLKIGYLPQEPQLNMEHTVRESVEEALAEVVGALKRLDEVYALYAEEDADFDKLAAEQGKLEEIIQAHDGHNLNTQLERAADALRLPEWDAKVATLSGGERRRVALCRLLLEKPDMLLLDEPTNHLDAESVAWLERFLHDFEGTVVAITHDRYFLDNVAGWILELDRGEGIPWEGNYSSWLEQKDARLAQEASSEAARRKSIEKELEWVRQGAKGRQSKGKARLARFEELNNTDYQKRNETNELFIPPGARLGDKVVEVANLRKSYGDRLLIDDLSFSVPKGAIVGIIGPNGAGKSTLFRMMSGQEEADSGSIVLGDTVKLASVDQFRDSMDNSKTVWEEVSGGQDIMRVGNTEMPSRAYVGRFNFKGVDQGKRVGELSGGERGRLHLAKLLQVGGNMLLLDEPTNDLDIETLRALENALLEFPGCAMVISHDRWFLDRIATHILDYQDEGKIEFFEGNFTEYEEYKKRTLGAEALEPKRIKYKRMTK
- a CDS encoding 2-hydroxyacid dehydrogenase encodes the protein MRVLIAAEENAWGGMIQQFRHTLPDVEFTASAGHAAESLAGYDALIPGMAKVTPDLLKTADRLKLIQQAGAGLEGVDLASAKALGIQVANVPSDRSGNADSVAELGIWMMIGLARKAREIPEMIATRQLGLPVGMGLMGKTVGLVGLGGIGKALAKRLAPFGVRLIGVKRTADQAFAKAHQLDWLGNMAHLPALLNDADFVILSLPDNADTRHIIDETALAQMKPGSYLINLGRGGLIEKQALLAALEVNHLAGAGLDVFWQEPPEPDDALFQYNVIATPHIGGVTDNSLNGNVAGVCENLRRLRDGEEILNRWA
- the deoR gene encoding DNA-binding transcriptional repressor DeoR is translated as METRRDERVNKLASALKRTDKIHLREAARLLGVSEMTIRRDLNEQPSVVVLLGGYIVSDPKSNQGHYFVSDQQAHNVEKKRRLGQLAASLIEPGDTVFFDCGTTMPWIVDAIDNELAFTAICCAMNTFLALKEKPACQVILNGGEFHADNAIFTPLGHGSVMDSLCPGKAFISAAGIDAGQGATCYNLNELPMKHQAMQRASHKILVADSSKFGKVLPARIGELSAFETLVSDDAPPKELAQKLKQLGIDVMVGQKAR
- the deoC gene encoding deoxyribose-phosphate aldolase, whose amino-acid sequence is MQNLDYARYIDHTLLAANATVQQIATLCDEAIAHHFYAVCVNSGYVPLVAEKLAGSEVKVCSVIGFPLGAGLTSAKAFEAKAAIAAGAQEIDMVINVGWLQSGEVKAVSADIQAVREVCGPIPLKVILETCLLSDAQIIQICEICRELKVAFVKTSTGFSTGGAREEHVRLMHDTVGPEVAVKASGAVRDRQTADIMIQAGASRIGTSSGVAIVNGSAAGEGY